From one Mya arenaria isolate MELC-2E11 chromosome 4, ASM2691426v1 genomic stretch:
- the LOC128230350 gene encoding alpha-(1,3)-fucosyltransferase C-like, which produces MISDEIQLQCTVTRKKLVKICMAVVVLATIRLAVLLIETRQEIHTLSTHTRNVVDRPNRTESGHRILLWIRYKSDFKIEKQRMCMQKCPVQCTLTDDKNATADASAIVFVLTSVWAENWELGTKKLVDLPVRRDADQVWVLSNLEPPANMFGDLAALNGIFNWTMWYRSDADIHLPYSEPRRLTTEEAIRNIEKMKTRNIFSEKTKEITGKVSNCVDAGRRYRIVGDLQKHLNIEMYGKCYNNICGDPQNHTSCDDLTKKYKFYLALENSYCRDYVTEKYWQTLHRDQIPIVNWDYSMVSPDTVIPDSFISLRDFRDTTALASYIQRVSEDTDLYNRYFQWHAEYDIQEPCATCSVCRALHEGRPRKVVENLEAWIANDTCPKVGVFNKWVASVDNFLFSKFGI; this is translated from the exons ATGATAAGCGATGAGATTCAACTGCAGTGCACAGTGACCAGGAAAAAACTAGTAAAAATATGTATGGCAGTTGTGGTGTTGGCTACTATACGACTTGCCGTGTTGTTAATAGAGACTAGACAGGAGATACACACATTATCAACCCATACCAGGAATGTTGTTGACAGACCTAATCGTACCGAATCAGGACACCGAATACTTCTGTGGATTCGATATAAGAGTGACTTTAAAATTGAGAAGCAGCGAATGTGCATGCAGAAATGTCCCGTACAGTGCACATTAACAGATGATAAAAACGCCACAGCTGATGCCAGTGCAATTGTATTCGTGTTAACCAGTGTATGGGCAGAAAATTGGGAATTGGGGACGAAAAAGTTGGTGGATTTACCGGTACGTCGCGATGCGGACCAAGTATGGGTTCTATCCAACCTTGAGCCGCCCGCTAATATGTTCGGCGATCTGGCGGCCCTCAATGGCATCTTCAACTGGACCATGTGGTACCGCAGTGATGCCGACATCCACCTCCCTTACTCCGAGCCGAGGAGACTAACGACAGAAGAGGCTATTAGAAACATCGAAAAGATGAAAActagaaacatattttctgaGAAAACCAAAGAAATAACGGGTAAGGTAAGTAACTGTGTAGATGCAGGCCGAAGGTATAGAATAGTTGGtgatttacaaaaacatttaaacattgaaatgtatGGCAAGTGCTATAACAACATTTGCGGTGATCCACAAAACCACACGTCATGTGATGATTTGACTAAGAAATACAAGTTCTACTTGGCTCTAGAAAATTCTTACTGTAGGGATTATGTGACAGAGAAGTATTGGCAGACCTTACACCGGGACCAGATCCCAATCGTGAACTGGGACTACAGCATGGTGAGTCCGGACACTGTGATCCCGGATTCCTTCATCAGTCTTCGAGATTTCCGGGACACCACGGCACTGGCGAGCTATATACAGCGCGTTAGTGAAGACACGGATCTATACAACAGGTACTTCCAGTGGCATGCGGAGTACGACATCCAGGAGCCGTGTGCAACCTGCTCGGTGTGTCGCGCTCTACACGAGGGCCGCCCCCGCAAAGTGGTGGAAAACCTTGAAGCATGGATAGCGAACGACACGTGTCCCAAAGTCGGG GTATTTAACAAGTGGGTGGCATCGGTGGACAACTTCCTTTTCTCGAAGTTTGGCATCTGA
- the LOC128231926 gene encoding refilin-A-like → MRDCRLLVPEQVSETVSVSPFATYTERNDITYVDFIAMKRYNEEVTFVPRLTPVAYRDSVICFTNSTKRRYRSQTLYETRVRPSRFSDTVIVFPKRPVKSFVTCIDHHIDECRRWFKTSMEFKARTFTTRKVIRDSGGESDTDTEYSSSGESETEVPPPSPGVSQVFLPRWNKDRQTDDSTVPVIGSQILVNGYHN, encoded by the coding sequence ATGAGGGACTGCAGGCTGCTCGTTCCTGAGCAGGTGAGCGAAACCGTCTCCGTGTCACCTTTTGCCACTTACACCGAAAGAAACGACATTACCTATGTGGATTTTATCGCAATGAAACGCTACAATGAGGAAGTTACATTCGTCCCTCGTTTGACACCAGTGGCATACAGGGATTCAGTGATATGTTTCACAAACTCAACGAAGCGGCGGTACCGGAGCCAGACCCTGTATGAGACACGCGTGAGGCCCAGCCGCTTCTCTGACACTGTGATTGTGTTCCCCAAGCGGCCGGTGAAGAGTTTCGTCACATGCATCGACCACCACATAGACGAGTGTCGACGCTGGTTCAAGACCAGCATGGAGTTCAAGGCGCGGACGTTCACAACCAGGAAGGTGATAAGGGACTCGGGTGGGGAGAGTGACACCGACACCGAATACTCTTCGTCCGGGGAATCAGAGACAGAAGTCCCCCCACCCAGTCCAGGGGTCTCCCAGGTGTTCCTGCCTCGCTGGAACaaggacagacagacggacgatAGCACAGTGCCTGTGATCGGGAGCCAGATACTCGTAAATGGCTATCATAACTAA